In Silene latifolia isolate original U9 population chromosome 3, ASM4854445v1, whole genome shotgun sequence, a single window of DNA contains:
- the LOC141647648 gene encoding uncharacterized protein LOC141647648, giving the protein MEEADGSGKPVNDEQEEADDGEGISISAGAGLVAGDATCRGRMEIDLEDLRDEMEAIHDQNRESSALQRAMSDMFKDMYLESYKLLEATLYAELATRRLDR; this is encoded by the coding sequence ATGGAGGAGGCTGACGGTTCGGGCAAACCTGTGAATGATGAGCAAGAGGAGGCTGATGATGGTGAGGGTATTAGTATTAGTGCTGGTGCTGGATTAGTAGCTGGTGATGCTACTTGTAGAGGCCGTATGGAGATTGATTTGGAGGACTTAAGGGATGAGATGGAGGCTATTCATGATCAGAACAGGGAGTCTTCGGCACTTCAGCGTGCCATGAGTGACATGTTCAAGGACATGTATCTGGAGTCTTACAAACTCCTTGAGGCTACCTTGTATGCGGAGTTGGCTACTAGACGTCTTGACAGATAG